The following proteins are co-located in the Paludisphaera rhizosphaerae genome:
- a CDS encoding FG-GAP repeat domain-containing protein, producing MIKPLGIRGFVLIGACLGIAAGAERLATADEPKAEGRGRLADYFGFLPLELYKLDFRINNLTLADLDGDKTDDMIVADNARSRIDLFLSTKKPADPAEARPFRKDVNELEPEKRMRVVNLPVDREVVSLAVGEFTGDSKPDLVFYGTPAEVVILPNEGNGKFGAPKRIKTGDALESTNALAVGDLDRDGRDDLALLTEGELVLIRQIEPGVFTEPERWPHTASKPSMVKLQDLDGDGGLDVVILDGETDHPIHVRFSTPEKKLGPEQQFALPGVRALAFGQIDGKKGVEVLTVEEQAGRGQVYTLDDAAPDSEDKWGRLAFFGFPKGNERGRSLAVGDVDGDKKKDVVVTDPANAQVWVYRQSGTTGLSSAESFPSLLGAKQVALADFDGDGRNEAYILSEQEKQIGVSRFQDGRLAFPVVLPTIGEPVAMTLADESGKPTLLYATRSKPGSDEFQVRGVQTDGRGGYSAIKFADADEVKITGLSGAPTALRAFDVDRNGKSDLLIFSAFGSPILLLGQKDGSMKPFDGGLGPLGGATPAGVGVGDLDGPGVFVAQNTFARKVLLDDKGQWQIKDQYNASRGNAQIQGAAALDVTGEGRKDVVLLDRSTKSLLFLTPKDGVYRQAGSLTLGAINFDGLHVGDFDGDGRDDLLIAGTDRFAVLQTGGRARRLKAIASYEPRTAESRLGDLIAGDFNADGVADVIFTDLAEQAVDIATYDGSEDLLHALTFKLFERKSYRGGSGHSFEPREMAVGDVDGDGRSDFVAILHDRIVVLRQDPGESPKKTAETASAPK from the coding sequence ATGATCAAACCGCTCGGGATTCGCGGGTTCGTGTTGATCGGGGCCTGTCTGGGAATCGCCGCGGGCGCGGAGCGCCTGGCGACGGCCGACGAGCCGAAGGCCGAGGGCCGGGGCCGGCTGGCCGACTACTTCGGCTTCCTTCCCCTGGAGCTGTACAAGCTCGACTTCCGGATCAACAACCTGACCCTGGCCGACCTCGACGGCGACAAGACCGACGACATGATCGTCGCCGACAACGCCCGCTCGCGGATCGACCTGTTCCTCTCCACCAAGAAGCCCGCCGACCCGGCCGAGGCCCGCCCGTTCCGCAAGGACGTCAACGAGCTGGAGCCCGAGAAGCGGATGCGGGTCGTGAACCTCCCCGTTGACCGCGAGGTCGTCAGCCTGGCCGTCGGCGAGTTCACCGGCGACTCCAAGCCCGACCTGGTCTTCTACGGCACCCCGGCCGAGGTCGTCATCCTCCCCAATGAGGGGAACGGCAAGTTCGGCGCTCCCAAGCGAATCAAGACCGGCGACGCCCTGGAGAGCACCAACGCCCTCGCCGTCGGCGACCTCGATCGCGACGGCCGCGACGACCTGGCGCTTCTGACCGAGGGCGAGTTGGTCCTGATCCGCCAGATCGAGCCCGGCGTCTTCACCGAGCCCGAGCGCTGGCCGCACACGGCGTCCAAGCCGAGCATGGTCAAGCTCCAGGACCTCGACGGCGACGGCGGCCTCGACGTGGTGATCCTCGACGGCGAGACCGACCACCCGATCCACGTCCGGTTCTCCACCCCGGAGAAGAAGCTGGGGCCGGAGCAGCAGTTCGCCCTGCCGGGCGTCCGGGCGCTGGCGTTCGGGCAGATCGACGGCAAGAAGGGCGTGGAGGTGCTGACGGTCGAGGAGCAGGCCGGCCGGGGCCAGGTCTACACCCTCGACGACGCCGCGCCGGACTCCGAGGACAAGTGGGGCCGGCTGGCCTTCTTCGGCTTCCCCAAGGGGAACGAACGCGGGCGGAGCCTGGCGGTGGGGGACGTCGACGGCGACAAGAAGAAGGACGTCGTCGTCACCGACCCGGCCAACGCCCAGGTCTGGGTCTACCGCCAGTCGGGGACGACCGGCCTCAGCAGCGCGGAGTCGTTCCCCAGCCTGCTGGGGGCGAAGCAAGTCGCCCTCGCCGACTTCGACGGCGACGGCCGCAATGAAGCCTACATCCTCTCCGAGCAGGAGAAGCAGATCGGCGTCAGCCGGTTCCAGGACGGCCGGCTGGCGTTCCCCGTCGTGCTGCCGACCATCGGCGAGCCGGTGGCGATGACCCTGGCCGACGAATCCGGCAAGCCGACCCTCCTCTACGCCACGCGATCCAAGCCGGGCTCCGACGAATTCCAGGTCCGCGGCGTCCAGACCGACGGCCGCGGCGGCTACTCCGCGATCAAGTTCGCCGACGCCGACGAGGTGAAGATCACCGGCCTCTCCGGCGCGCCGACGGCCCTCCGCGCCTTCGACGTCGACCGCAACGGCAAGTCCGACCTGCTCATCTTCAGCGCCTTCGGCTCGCCGATCCTGCTTCTGGGCCAGAAGGACGGCTCGATGAAGCCGTTCGACGGGGGCCTCGGCCCGCTCGGCGGCGCGACGCCCGCCGGCGTGGGGGTGGGCGACCTGGACGGCCCCGGCGTCTTCGTGGCCCAGAACACCTTCGCCCGCAAGGTGCTGCTGGACGACAAGGGGCAGTGGCAGATCAAGGACCAGTACAACGCCTCCCGCGGCAACGCCCAGATCCAGGGCGCCGCGGCGCTCGACGTCACGGGCGAGGGCCGCAAGGACGTCGTCCTGCTGGACCGCAGCACCAAGTCGCTGCTCTTCCTGACCCCGAAGGACGGCGTCTACCGCCAGGCCGGCAGCCTGACGCTGGGGGCGATCAACTTCGACGGCCTGCACGTCGGCGACTTCGACGGCGACGGCCGCGACGACCTCCTCATCGCCGGCACCGACCGCTTCGCCGTCCTCCAGACCGGGGGCCGGGCGCGGAGGCTGAAGGCGATCGCCTCGTACGAGCCCAGGACCGCCGAGAGCCGTCTCGGCGACCTGATCGCCGGCGACTTCAACGCCGACGGCGTCGCCGACGTGATCTTCACCGACCTCGCCGAACAGGCCGTGGACATCGCCACCTACGACGGCTCCGAGGACCTCCTGCACGCCTTGACGTTCAAGCTCTTCGAACGAAAGTCCTACCGCGGCGGCTCCGGCCACTCGTTCGAGCCCCGCGAGATGGCCGTCGGCGACGTCGACGGCGACGGCCGCTCCGACTTCGTCGCCATCCTCCACGACCGCATCGTCGTCCTCCGCCAGGACCCCGGCGAGTCCCCCAAGAAGACCGCCGAAACCGCCTCCGCCCCCAAGTAA